The Dioscorea cayenensis subsp. rotundata cultivar TDr96_F1 chromosome 7, TDr96_F1_v2_PseudoChromosome.rev07_lg8_w22 25.fasta, whole genome shotgun sequence genome includes a region encoding these proteins:
- the LOC120264771 gene encoding protein NRT1/ PTR FAMILY 2.6-like isoform X1: MAGEEQDVQTQPHAAHDHESRTPAKQGGWITIPFILGNAFGLALVLSGVMGNFTVYLVKCYNFKRMDAALLTNIMYGTSSFLPLLGAILSDSFFGCFLIVAFSTVASLCCIIILTITAGIKALRPPNTYTQATSGQLAVLYTGIVLYTIGAAGTRFSMMKLGVDQLSNVGDQDVFFNWSFIVLYGAVAIGSTVIVYVEYSISWELGFGICLTVTALAVLSFLLGIKYYLISRPKRNPFMTMARVVIAGVRKRKLALPEEEAAYYRGLFEKTDQPPFSSFSCMNRAALIQQGDVATDGSIARPWSLCSIEDVNDLKTLIRIVPLWTSNVFLSISIATQASLSVLQALTMDRSLGSHFSVPAGSFSIATLLAICLTLFILDRGIYPLCHHLTSYTPTPLQRVGIGQAFNIAAMVASVHIEHRRSIIVHEHQAENQPDWIVPMSAFWLVLPYVFIGIGEAFHFPGQISFYYQEFPKSLKSTAIGIVAVLMSIGFYLSMAVLAVVRRATSWLPDNLNSSRLGNVYWMLTLVASINFFYFILCAKFYKKQSDDKHVVGAVN, from the exons ATGGCTGGCGAGGAACAAGATGTTCAAACACAACCACATGCTGCTCATGATCATGAATCACGCACACCTGCAAAACAAGGAGGTTGGATCACAATTCCCTTCATCCTAG GGAATGCATTTGGTTTGGCCTTGGTCTTGAGTGGAGTCATGGGGAACTTCACTGTATATCTCGTAAAATGCTACAATTTCAAGAGAATGGACGCTGCTCTGCTAACAAACATCATGTACGGCACCTCCAGCTTTTTACCCCTCCTCGGCGCCATCCTCTCCGACTCTTTCTTTGGCTGCTTCCTTATCGTCGCATTCTccactgtggcttctctatGT TGTATCATCATTCTCACAATCACAGCCGGAATCAAAGCGTTAAGACCACCAAACACTTACACTCAGGCGACCAGTGGCCAACTAGCAGTCTTATACACCGGTATAGTCTTGTACACAATTGGGGCAGCTGGTACAAGGTTCAGCATGATGAAATTGGGAGTTGATCAGTTAAGCAATGTGGGTGACCAAGATGTGTTCTTTAACTGGTCCTTCATAGTTCTTTATGGTGCGGTAGCCATTGGAAGCACTGTTATTGTCTACGTTGAGTATAGCATTAGTTGGGAGCTTGGATTTGGGATATGTTTAACTGTGACTGCTCTGGctgtgctttcttttcttctaggAATTAAGTATTATCTTATATCAAGGCCGAAAAGGAATCCGTTTATGACGATGGCACGCGTTGTCATTGCTGGGGTTAGGAAAAGGAAGCTTGCATTGCCGGAGGAGGAGGCGGCCTATTACCGTGGGTTGTTCGAGAAAACTGATCAACCACCTTTTTCAAGTTTTAG tTGCATGAACCGAGCTGCGTTGATTCAACAAGGGGACGTAGCCACAGACGGCAGCATAGCCCGTCCATGGAGCTTGTGCTCTATTGAAGATGTAAATGATCTGAAAACCCTGATCCGCATTGTCCCTCTCTGGACCTCCAACGTTTTCCTAAGCATCTCCATCGCCACCCAAGCCAGCCTCTCCGTCCTCCAAGCCTTAACCATGGACCGTTCCCTTGGCTCCCATTTCTCTGTCCCTGCCGGCTCCTTCTCCATCGCCACCTTGCTTGCCATTTGCCTAACGCTCTTCATTCTTGACCGTGGCATCTATCCTCTCTGCCACCATCTCACCTCCTATACTCCCACACCTCTCCAACGCGTCGGCATTGGCCAAGCTTTCAACATCGCCGCCATGGTTGCCTCCGTTCACATCGAGCACCGGCGTTCAATCATTGTTCATGAACACCAGGCTGAAAACCAACCTGACTGGATTGTGCCGATGTCGGCGTTCTGGCTTGTGCTGCCTTATGTGTTCATCGGCATCGGTGAAGCCTTTCATTTTCCTGGACAGATATCATTTTACTACCAGGAGTTCCCTAAATCTTTGAAAAGCACGGCCATTGGTATAGTTGCAGTGCTTATGTCCATTGGGTTTTATTTAAGCATGGCTGTGCTGGCGGTGGTCCGGCGAGCTACCAGTTGGCTTCCGGATAACTTGAACTCATCTAGACTAGGGAATGTTTATTGGATGCTGACGTTGGTGGCGAGTATCaactttttttactttattttatgtGCAAAGTTTTATAAGAAGCAGAGTGACGACAAGCATGTAGTTGGTGCTGTAAATTAG
- the LOC120264771 gene encoding protein NRT1/ PTR FAMILY 2.6-like isoform X4 has protein sequence MFKHNHMLLMIMNHAHLQNKECIIILTITAGIKALRPPNTYTQATSGQLAVLYTGIVLYTIGAAGTRFSMMKLGVDQLSNVGDQDVFFNWSFIVLYGAVAIGSTVIVYVEYSISWELGFGICLTVTALAVLSFLLGIKYYLISRPKRNPFMTMARVVIAGVRKRKLALPEEEAAYYRGLFEKTDQPPFSSFSCMNRAALIQQGDVATDGSIARPWSLCSIEDVNDLKTLIRIVPLWTSNVFLSISIATQASLSVLQALTMDRSLGSHFSVPAGSFSIATLLAICLTLFILDRGIYPLCHHLTSYTPTPLQRVGIGQAFNIAAMVASVHIEHRRSIIVHEHQAENQPDWIVPMSAFWLVLPYVFIGIGEAFHFPGQISFYYQEFPKSLKSTAIGIVAVLMSIGFYLSMAVLAVVRRATSWLPDNLNSSRLGNVYWMLTLVASINFFYFILCAKFYKKQSDDKHVVGAVN, from the exons ATGTTCAAACACAACCACATGCTGCTCATGATCATGAATCACGCACACCTGCAAAACAAGGAG TGTATCATCATTCTCACAATCACAGCCGGAATCAAAGCGTTAAGACCACCAAACACTTACACTCAGGCGACCAGTGGCCAACTAGCAGTCTTATACACCGGTATAGTCTTGTACACAATTGGGGCAGCTGGTACAAGGTTCAGCATGATGAAATTGGGAGTTGATCAGTTAAGCAATGTGGGTGACCAAGATGTGTTCTTTAACTGGTCCTTCATAGTTCTTTATGGTGCGGTAGCCATTGGAAGCACTGTTATTGTCTACGTTGAGTATAGCATTAGTTGGGAGCTTGGATTTGGGATATGTTTAACTGTGACTGCTCTGGctgtgctttcttttcttctaggAATTAAGTATTATCTTATATCAAGGCCGAAAAGGAATCCGTTTATGACGATGGCACGCGTTGTCATTGCTGGGGTTAGGAAAAGGAAGCTTGCATTGCCGGAGGAGGAGGCGGCCTATTACCGTGGGTTGTTCGAGAAAACTGATCAACCACCTTTTTCAAGTTTTAG tTGCATGAACCGAGCTGCGTTGATTCAACAAGGGGACGTAGCCACAGACGGCAGCATAGCCCGTCCATGGAGCTTGTGCTCTATTGAAGATGTAAATGATCTGAAAACCCTGATCCGCATTGTCCCTCTCTGGACCTCCAACGTTTTCCTAAGCATCTCCATCGCCACCCAAGCCAGCCTCTCCGTCCTCCAAGCCTTAACCATGGACCGTTCCCTTGGCTCCCATTTCTCTGTCCCTGCCGGCTCCTTCTCCATCGCCACCTTGCTTGCCATTTGCCTAACGCTCTTCATTCTTGACCGTGGCATCTATCCTCTCTGCCACCATCTCACCTCCTATACTCCCACACCTCTCCAACGCGTCGGCATTGGCCAAGCTTTCAACATCGCCGCCATGGTTGCCTCCGTTCACATCGAGCACCGGCGTTCAATCATTGTTCATGAACACCAGGCTGAAAACCAACCTGACTGGATTGTGCCGATGTCGGCGTTCTGGCTTGTGCTGCCTTATGTGTTCATCGGCATCGGTGAAGCCTTTCATTTTCCTGGACAGATATCATTTTACTACCAGGAGTTCCCTAAATCTTTGAAAAGCACGGCCATTGGTATAGTTGCAGTGCTTATGTCCATTGGGTTTTATTTAAGCATGGCTGTGCTGGCGGTGGTCCGGCGAGCTACCAGTTGGCTTCCGGATAACTTGAACTCATCTAGACTAGGGAATGTTTATTGGATGCTGACGTTGGTGGCGAGTATCaactttttttactttattttatgtGCAAAGTTTTATAAGAAGCAGAGTGACGACAAGCATGTAGTTGGTGCTGTAAATTAG
- the LOC120264771 gene encoding protein NRT1/ PTR FAMILY 2.6-like isoform X3: MGNFTVYLVKCYNFKRMDAALLTNIMYGTSSFLPLLGAILSDSFFGCFLIVAFSTVASLCCIIILTITAGIKALRPPNTYTQATSGQLAVLYTGIVLYTIGAAGTRFSMMKLGVDQLSNVGDQDVFFNWSFIVLYGAVAIGSTVIVYVEYSISWELGFGICLTVTALAVLSFLLGIKYYLISRPKRNPFMTMARVVIAGVRKRKLALPEEEAAYYRGLFEKTDQPPFSSFSCMNRAALIQQGDVATDGSIARPWSLCSIEDVNDLKTLIRIVPLWTSNVFLSISIATQASLSVLQALTMDRSLGSHFSVPAGSFSIATLLAICLTLFILDRGIYPLCHHLTSYTPTPLQRVGIGQAFNIAAMVASVHIEHRRSIIVHEHQAENQPDWIVPMSAFWLVLPYVFIGIGEAFHFPGQISFYYQEFPKSLKSTAIGIVAVLMSIGFYLSMAVLAVVRRATSWLPDNLNSSRLGNVYWMLTLVASINFFYFILCAKFYKKQSDDKHVVGAVN; the protein is encoded by the exons ATGGGGAACTTCACTGTATATCTCGTAAAATGCTACAATTTCAAGAGAATGGACGCTGCTCTGCTAACAAACATCATGTACGGCACCTCCAGCTTTTTACCCCTCCTCGGCGCCATCCTCTCCGACTCTTTCTTTGGCTGCTTCCTTATCGTCGCATTCTccactgtggcttctctatGT TGTATCATCATTCTCACAATCACAGCCGGAATCAAAGCGTTAAGACCACCAAACACTTACACTCAGGCGACCAGTGGCCAACTAGCAGTCTTATACACCGGTATAGTCTTGTACACAATTGGGGCAGCTGGTACAAGGTTCAGCATGATGAAATTGGGAGTTGATCAGTTAAGCAATGTGGGTGACCAAGATGTGTTCTTTAACTGGTCCTTCATAGTTCTTTATGGTGCGGTAGCCATTGGAAGCACTGTTATTGTCTACGTTGAGTATAGCATTAGTTGGGAGCTTGGATTTGGGATATGTTTAACTGTGACTGCTCTGGctgtgctttcttttcttctaggAATTAAGTATTATCTTATATCAAGGCCGAAAAGGAATCCGTTTATGACGATGGCACGCGTTGTCATTGCTGGGGTTAGGAAAAGGAAGCTTGCATTGCCGGAGGAGGAGGCGGCCTATTACCGTGGGTTGTTCGAGAAAACTGATCAACCACCTTTTTCAAGTTTTAG tTGCATGAACCGAGCTGCGTTGATTCAACAAGGGGACGTAGCCACAGACGGCAGCATAGCCCGTCCATGGAGCTTGTGCTCTATTGAAGATGTAAATGATCTGAAAACCCTGATCCGCATTGTCCCTCTCTGGACCTCCAACGTTTTCCTAAGCATCTCCATCGCCACCCAAGCCAGCCTCTCCGTCCTCCAAGCCTTAACCATGGACCGTTCCCTTGGCTCCCATTTCTCTGTCCCTGCCGGCTCCTTCTCCATCGCCACCTTGCTTGCCATTTGCCTAACGCTCTTCATTCTTGACCGTGGCATCTATCCTCTCTGCCACCATCTCACCTCCTATACTCCCACACCTCTCCAACGCGTCGGCATTGGCCAAGCTTTCAACATCGCCGCCATGGTTGCCTCCGTTCACATCGAGCACCGGCGTTCAATCATTGTTCATGAACACCAGGCTGAAAACCAACCTGACTGGATTGTGCCGATGTCGGCGTTCTGGCTTGTGCTGCCTTATGTGTTCATCGGCATCGGTGAAGCCTTTCATTTTCCTGGACAGATATCATTTTACTACCAGGAGTTCCCTAAATCTTTGAAAAGCACGGCCATTGGTATAGTTGCAGTGCTTATGTCCATTGGGTTTTATTTAAGCATGGCTGTGCTGGCGGTGGTCCGGCGAGCTACCAGTTGGCTTCCGGATAACTTGAACTCATCTAGACTAGGGAATGTTTATTGGATGCTGACGTTGGTGGCGAGTATCaactttttttactttattttatgtGCAAAGTTTTATAAGAAGCAGAGTGACGACAAGCATGTAGTTGGTGCTGTAAATTAG
- the LOC120264771 gene encoding protein NRT1/ PTR FAMILY 2.7-like isoform X2 — protein MAGEEQDVQTQPHAAHDHESRTPAKQGGWITIPFILGNAFGLALVLSGVMGNFTVYLVKCYNFKRMDAALLTNIMYGTSSFLPLLGAILSDSFFGCFLIVAFSTVASLCCIIILTITAGIKALRPPNTYTQATSGQLAVLYTGIVLYTIGAAGTRFSMMKLGVDQLSNVGDQDVFFNWSFIVLYGIKYYLISRPKRNPFMTMARVVIAGVRKRKLALPEEEAAYYRGLFEKTDQPPFSSFSCMNRAALIQQGDVATDGSIARPWSLCSIEDVNDLKTLIRIVPLWTSNVFLSISIATQASLSVLQALTMDRSLGSHFSVPAGSFSIATLLAICLTLFILDRGIYPLCHHLTSYTPTPLQRVGIGQAFNIAAMVASVHIEHRRSIIVHEHQAENQPDWIVPMSAFWLVLPYVFIGIGEAFHFPGQISFYYQEFPKSLKSTAIGIVAVLMSIGFYLSMAVLAVVRRATSWLPDNLNSSRLGNVYWMLTLVASINFFYFILCAKFYKKQSDDKHVVGAVN, from the exons ATGGCTGGCGAGGAACAAGATGTTCAAACACAACCACATGCTGCTCATGATCATGAATCACGCACACCTGCAAAACAAGGAGGTTGGATCACAATTCCCTTCATCCTAG GGAATGCATTTGGTTTGGCCTTGGTCTTGAGTGGAGTCATGGGGAACTTCACTGTATATCTCGTAAAATGCTACAATTTCAAGAGAATGGACGCTGCTCTGCTAACAAACATCATGTACGGCACCTCCAGCTTTTTACCCCTCCTCGGCGCCATCCTCTCCGACTCTTTCTTTGGCTGCTTCCTTATCGTCGCATTCTccactgtggcttctctatGT TGTATCATCATTCTCACAATCACAGCCGGAATCAAAGCGTTAAGACCACCAAACACTTACACTCAGGCGACCAGTGGCCAACTAGCAGTCTTATACACCGGTATAGTCTTGTACACAATTGGGGCAGCTGGTACAAGGTTCAGCATGATGAAATTGGGAGTTGATCAGTTAAGCAATGTGGGTGACCAAGATGTGTTCTTTAACTGGTCCTTCATAGTTCTTTATG gAATTAAGTATTATCTTATATCAAGGCCGAAAAGGAATCCGTTTATGACGATGGCACGCGTTGTCATTGCTGGGGTTAGGAAAAGGAAGCTTGCATTGCCGGAGGAGGAGGCGGCCTATTACCGTGGGTTGTTCGAGAAAACTGATCAACCACCTTTTTCAAGTTTTAG tTGCATGAACCGAGCTGCGTTGATTCAACAAGGGGACGTAGCCACAGACGGCAGCATAGCCCGTCCATGGAGCTTGTGCTCTATTGAAGATGTAAATGATCTGAAAACCCTGATCCGCATTGTCCCTCTCTGGACCTCCAACGTTTTCCTAAGCATCTCCATCGCCACCCAAGCCAGCCTCTCCGTCCTCCAAGCCTTAACCATGGACCGTTCCCTTGGCTCCCATTTCTCTGTCCCTGCCGGCTCCTTCTCCATCGCCACCTTGCTTGCCATTTGCCTAACGCTCTTCATTCTTGACCGTGGCATCTATCCTCTCTGCCACCATCTCACCTCCTATACTCCCACACCTCTCCAACGCGTCGGCATTGGCCAAGCTTTCAACATCGCCGCCATGGTTGCCTCCGTTCACATCGAGCACCGGCGTTCAATCATTGTTCATGAACACCAGGCTGAAAACCAACCTGACTGGATTGTGCCGATGTCGGCGTTCTGGCTTGTGCTGCCTTATGTGTTCATCGGCATCGGTGAAGCCTTTCATTTTCCTGGACAGATATCATTTTACTACCAGGAGTTCCCTAAATCTTTGAAAAGCACGGCCATTGGTATAGTTGCAGTGCTTATGTCCATTGGGTTTTATTTAAGCATGGCTGTGCTGGCGGTGGTCCGGCGAGCTACCAGTTGGCTTCCGGATAACTTGAACTCATCTAGACTAGGGAATGTTTATTGGATGCTGACGTTGGTGGCGAGTATCaactttttttactttattttatgtGCAAAGTTTTATAAGAAGCAGAGTGACGACAAGCATGTAGTTGGTGCTGTAAATTAG